The window TTCCCTCCTATGCTTTCAATAGAGTGCCCTCATTACGACGGTTGGACCTTGGGGAGCTCAAGCGGCTCTCCTACATATCTGAGGGGGCCTTTGAAGGGCTGAGCAATCTGCGCTACTTAAATCTGGGAATGTGCAATCTGAAGGAAATTCCCAATCTTATTCCCCTGGTGAAGCTGGATGAATTGGAGATGTCGGGGAACCAGCTATCTGTCATCCGCCCTGGCTCTTTTAAAGGGCTCATCCATTTGCAGAAGCTATGGATGATGCATGCCCAGATCCAGACCATTGAAAGGAACTCCTTTGATGATCTGCAGTCACTAGTGGAGCTTAATTTAGCCCACAACAACCTTACCCTCTTGCCCCATGATCTGTTCACTCCTTTGCATCACCTGGAGAGGGTGCACTTGCACCACAACCCGTGGAATTGTAACTGTGACATCCTCTGGCTAAGTTGGTGGCTTAAGGAGATGGTACCAGCAAACACCAGCTGCTGTGCCCGCTGCAGCTCACCAGCTCACCACAAGGGGCGATACATTGGTGAGCTGGACCAGAACTACTTTCACTGTTATGCTCCTGTTATTGTGGAGCCCCCTGCTGACCTAAATGTAACAGAAGGAAGTGCTGCAGAGTTGAAATGTAGAGCCAGTTCTTTGACATCAGTGAGCTGGATTACACCCAATGGTTCTATCATGACACACGGTGCATACAAGGTCAGAATCTCAGTGCTGAATGATGGCACTCTGAACTTCACCAATGTTACCATGCAGGACACGGGCACGTATACATGTATGGTCAGTAATTCTGCAGGTAACACAACAGCATCTGCCACACTCAATGTATCCTCTACAGAGAACAGCAGCTTCAGCTACTTCACCACAGTGACAGTAGAGACCATAGAAACACCACATAATGATGTCGTCACCACTACTGTGCAACAGAAGGTGGGCCCCACCCCGTCTGCTGGCACATGGGAGTCTGTTTCACCCACCTCTACAACCACCACCACAGTCCGGACCCCACTTTCCACCCGTGCCACAGAGAAGACTTATACAATCCCTGTCACGGAGCTGGGTGGGGAGGGCTCACTGAATGGCTTGGATGAGGTCATGAAGACGACCAAGATCATCATTGGCTGCTTTGTTGCAATCACACTCATGGCAGCTGTCATGCTAATCATCTTCTACAAGATGCGTAAACAGCACCACCAGCAGAACCACCACGCACCCACACGCACCATTGAGATCATCAATGTGGATGAGGATTGTGTAACAGGAGGCCCAGGCATGGAGGGCCACCTGACGCTGCCTCCTCTCGAGCATGAGCACCTCAACCACTATAACACTTATAAGACTGCATACAACCATGCCTCTACTATCAACTCCATACACAGCTCAGCGCACGAACCTTTGTTAATCCGGGCCAGCTCAAAAGACAATGTACAAGAGACCCAAAtctaatactttttttttttttttttcgaaatGAGACATTATAAAACTGATGGAATTACATAAAGACCTTACTGACAGGACATTGCTAACAATTGATTTTGAGGACTGTGGCTCAAACATAGAAgaacagactgtgtgtttggCAAATCAGTGGTTGGTGGTGTTTATTCAATGACTTTGGGAATTAGGGTATGTCTACTGTTTCAAAAAGTGTCTTTACAAAACAgaagttatttatttaagaaaaaaaaactattgtggttaaatcaagaaaaactgtattctgcaattattttttcagcacttaattcatgattttttttcttcctctcatttcaCGGGACTGGTTTACTTATATGCTTTCAAACTCTGAAGACCCCTGTCTAAGCAGAACTCATGAAGcaaattattgtttgttttattttattttcaatttttattttttgtcatttttggtaAAATGCAGACTTTTGATCAGATGGGATAGCAACCTTATTTTCCCCATGTATCAAAGGAATCTAGAGCACATTAGTGATTTTCTCCAGTTGTGGATTAAGTgatgaaatattttatgatCACCTGTAACTGGGATGGATTAAACACTTGTTCATTATTTTACAGTGAGTGACAGAACTGTCAGTGATGAAATTTGATCAGAATTCAATGTTTAATTATATTTGTCACATACATATTAGGCACTCTCTGCTCTGTCATCAACAGAATGAGGAACTTAAATgagagaaatactgtatgtcctaTGTTCTGCTATTGTAAAAGTCGGGGATCACTATTAGAAGAACATTTTAGTTAAATTAAATTCTATTGATTAACTATGAAAGAAACTTAGCtacatttgtctttgtgttccTAATATATGCATAACATAATTTTATCCCTAATTGCAACTTGTCTGTACTCAAGTTTCTAGCTTCCCAGGGCTGTCTTCAGTTTATTATagagaaaatgtaaacacaataaGCAATTCTGATCTTGGTAGGGAAAAGCTGTAAAGATCAAAACTCTAGTGAAAAATGTAGATGATCTAAAATTCTGGCTCTTCAAGTGCACTGCCTCCAAACATTTCTAGTGTATCCTGGCCTCACCTTTACCTTACAGTGCTTTGTACTGTTGCATATGAAGATGATGCATTGAAGCCACCTTTTTCATGTTGGGACCCCTTACCTCATCTGCAGCACTGCAGGACTGAGTGCTGTAAGAAGTAGACTTGTGAGCTGAAGAAGAGCTTAAACCCTTTATACAGCTGTCTGATCACATTGCCTGTCATCTGTGTGCCACATTTCCTCATGGGCAGTGCCTGGCAGTCCCAGATTCACACCCTGCCCCTGCCAACCACAGGACTTGGCCCTGAGCGGCAGCGCTTACGCTGCTAGAGGCTTTAGGGGTGAATGTGTGGGATCGGGCATCAACCAGATGTTTGTGTTGCACCTGCCTATCTCACCCAAcacaatttacattttaattgatgtgCCCATGGGCTTTGGATGGGCACAGTTCTGCAGGCACCATACCCTGGAAACCATTTCAAAGTCCCCACCGTGAAAAATGGTGCCAGGCACCATAAATGCAGAGGTCAGGCAAGTATTTGTCAGATCCAATACTTAGGAAAATGCCCAAGGTTTACTTTTGGTGAATAAGTTCACTTTTTGCTCCCCTACGATGAAATATACAAAAAGGTCAAGCCTCTGTCATGCTTAATTCAGTTTTGCCTTTACATCACATGGAGGTGTTACAATAAGTTATTACGCTTCACAAAAACTGCTGTTTAAGATTGTGTAAAGTATGTCTGTGGAGTCACCATGGATGAAATCTGTACTATGCTGTAAGTATCAAACACTCATCCTCTGTAGGCTTGAAAGGTGTCTGTGAAAAGTTTATGATTTCCCAAGTTACCATCTTGTCTATCCACATGTTcaatatttttgaaacaatCAAATTACAGCAAAATAAGGGATCTCAATATACGTATGGTTGAACACATTTGTGAGAACCAATTCAACCTAGCTCACCAATTTGCCAGCCTGGCACTGAACTCCATTAAAGGCTATGGTTGATATTCTATGTTTGGTACTGGCAGCaaattcaaaaaagaaaagaccaaaaccaagtcaattcattgttaattttggtcttttcatgggattttttgaaagtaagaaaaatgcAGTCAACAGTCATATCCTTTAAGAAAAACAGCACTGATGagtaatagtttttttttttataagtttaCTATAATGCATTTAACAATAAAGACTAATTAACTTCAGTACATCTAATCAGGTGGagattgctaaaaaaaaacaaaccttttacaGCCACCTTGCAAGCCTACGAGGGCCTTTGATTGTTTTATACTCTAAAAGACAAATTTTTAAGCTCTTCTTAAGATGGATATGGAAGTACTTCATCTCCAaaacatcctcataattaaatgaccCGTATGAGCGTAATATgccactttccaaaactgtcacaaatcactcatgttttatggtgtgacaatgctgtggttaaggtcttgTAAGGTTCAGgcaaaaccacttggttagtgtcagggaaagatcatggtttgggttaaaaatgatcacttgaaacgtggtttctacttccttaaagttacacaacctttgtcgtcatggcaagTGTAAACACCACTACAATCGTTACAGTTTTTGAAAAACTCATCGTCCCGACTCgtggttggaaacatgacacttgcggttggaaacaggaagtgaacagttGTCTAAGTCCACTTCTtgtcatctatctatctagccatccacccaactcACCTCCTGGCAATAAGGCGGGTCATAAttacagccactagatggcataaacgtaactataggttgtttttgccagctgaattttagccctatactgttgtttttcttgtgaggacaagCGGTTCATCTCTGTATCCCTTGACAAGGATATGAAAAGAGAATGAAATTAAAAGAGATAATAATCTAAAGCCCTTTTCACACAGGACTAGTATTACCTTGGGTCCTCCTTTGATTTGTAATAACTGCATAGATCATATGGGTTATTAATCCATGTCCATAATCTGTTAAGTAAAAAATCCTCGGCAAATTATCTTTTTTTCGCCTAACACAGAGGTAATTTGATAATATTAGTCCCGTGTGAAACAGCataattttcttttgtattttccaTACGTTTTTCATGAGGATTATGAGAGCTTTGATACCATTTGATGTACAATGCAAGAAGCTAATTTCCCCACTTAGCATAGAGACCCAATGTATCGAGTCTAAGTTATATTGATAAGGAAGATAATTCTGGAGATATGGTATGTTCAGCAAATTTGAGTGAAACACCAAACTTTATCTATTAAGTATGGATGTGCACACAACACATGTGTTGTGTGCACATCCATGTCTTATGTGGTAGATTCCTAAATAATAAAGGTCCCCAGATCATTTTTATCCAGTTTGGTTTGGGCTTAGGGGACATAATTAATTACCCCGTATCATGTTTTTTGCCATCCAGACACTATTCATCACATAATTGCACTTCTGTGGAGTTTGGCACATTTGTAAACCATAGAATGAGCTGGGTGTGTGTCATTTAGTCCGTGTTTGAGTTCCTAGTGGTGGGATGTCGATCACAATTCTACTCAGTTTATGAAAGAGAGTGTTACCATCTTCCCTTTTTGTCTTTAGTTGGAGGTAAATCGTCTGAAAATTTAAATGGTAAATTTGTTGCATTTTAGTCAAGCTGTCTCATGTATGTAAGATATCTAAATATTTTTGGTcaataatctttttattttcacattatgtTCTTTACTCTGAGAGGGAATGCTGTTCTAGTGGtagatttatataaaaaatacattttgagaataaaacaaaacaaaaacaaatttttttaaattttgattttacATGTGCCAACGACCTGTTCtaaaagtgaaaatgagaaaCATGCTGTAAAAGAATAAGAGATTGATTTTCATGTAAGCATTCTTTCATGACCTAAGATATGGAGATCGATTATAGAGACCAGAGTTTGTAGtacatacacaaaaatatggttaaaataaactattgttgtttttctgtattgtCTTGATTCTTGTTTTCATCCTGTGCCACAAGAAGATTCATAGAGATATAACCGTATTGGCAGGCTCATACTTTAAGAGGCAAAGCTGTAGAACACAGGGCTGGACTGGTAATCTGGCATAACCTGGTGGGCTGACTCACCTTGGGACCgatacatttttaagttttaattttaatattattgcTAACAACCAGCCCATAAAGCAGGGACAGTGGCCCTTTGGTTCATTTGTCCCAATCTCATCTCTTACTGGGCCGGCCCCACCCTTCCCCCACtgtcctctctgtttcttctgtcAGATGCCATGGCTCAGAGCCAAACATCTGTGGATGAAGGAGGGTGTCTTTGTCAATTGTCAAGACAGataagcaaaaacaaaagaagggGAGTGCTGGAAAGTTGCGGGCCAAAAAAAAGTACGAATCTTGATGCAGATGCCGCCAAATGTGCAAAAATCTGAGATATGTTTGCTACAGGTAACATCTACAGTGACAGCAGTACCTGCCATTATGCAGCAACAGGTGGAAGGAGGAGAAGTGGCTGGCCATGGTCACTGCCAGACAGAGGCACaggcagaggagcaggaagatgaGCAGGTGTGTGACAGGGAAGCTGAGGAACAGAGTGAACAGGTGGAGAATGTAGCTGAAGCAGTAAGCAGGGAGTAGCATGCAGGGAAACAGGGACTCTCATTGAGGGCACAGGGAGGTAGTGTTTTTGCCATGCCATAATGACAATGATGAACGATGATTAATTcaattaatgataatgataataagatAACATAATTGTAATGCTATCATAAAGTGAGACCGTCAGTTACTGCTGGTGctcactctgtcagtcattgtTAAATAGTGTAGCATAAGCTATTTGGATGTTATTTGGCATTGTTTTTGTAGCTTAGCATAGTTCCC is drawn from Thunnus thynnus chromosome 5, fThuThy2.1, whole genome shotgun sequence and contains these coding sequences:
- the lrrc4ca gene encoding leucine rich repeat containing 4C, genome duplicate a, whose translation is MLNKMTSSQQQQMMRGPRWNRALSDPLFVLLLALQLLVVAGLVRAQTCPSVCSCSNQFSKVICTRRGLRDVPDGISTNTRYLNLQENLIQVIKVDSFKHLRHLEILQLSKNHIRKIELGAFNGLASLNTLELFDNRLTTIPNGAFEYLSKLKELWLRNNPIESIPSYAFNRVPSLRRLDLGELKRLSYISEGAFEGLSNLRYLNLGMCNLKEIPNLIPLVKLDELEMSGNQLSVIRPGSFKGLIHLQKLWMMHAQIQTIERNSFDDLQSLVELNLAHNNLTLLPHDLFTPLHHLERVHLHHNPWNCNCDILWLSWWLKEMVPANTSCCARCSSPAHHKGRYIGELDQNYFHCYAPVIVEPPADLNVTEGSAAELKCRASSLTSVSWITPNGSIMTHGAYKVRISVLNDGTLNFTNVTMQDTGTYTCMVSNSAGNTTASATLNVSSTENSSFSYFTTVTVETIETPHNDVVTTTVQQKVGPTPSAGTWESVSPTSTTTTTVRTPLSTRATEKTYTIPVTELGGEGSLNGLDEVMKTTKIIIGCFVAITLMAAVMLIIFYKMRKQHHQQNHHAPTRTIEIINVDEDCVTGGPGMEGHLTLPPLEHEHLNHYNTYKTAYNHASTINSIHSSAHEPLLIRASSKDNVQETQI